Proteins encoded together in one Synergistales bacterium window:
- a CDS encoding EscU/YscU/HrcU family type III secretion system export apparatus switch protein: MTVTDRREQNKAAALGYNQREDEAPRVLASGKGRVAERIVEIARDAEVPIVEDAALVSALLVLELGEEIPEELYETVARILAFIYNVDREYRP; encoded by the coding sequence CTGACCGTGACGGACAGGAGAGAGCAGAACAAGGCGGCCGCCCTCGGCTACAACCAGCGGGAGGACGAGGCGCCCCGGGTACTGGCCTCCGGCAAGGGGCGTGTCGCCGAGCGGATCGTGGAGATCGCCAGGGATGCCGAGGTCCCCATCGTTGAGGATGCGGCGCTGGTCAGTGCGCTCCTGGTGCTCGAGCTGGGCGAGGAGATCCCCGAGGAGCTCTACGAGACGGTGGCCCGCATCCTGGCCTTTATCTACAACGTAGACAGGGAGTACCGCCCCTGA
- the dprA gene encoding DNA-processing protein DprA has protein sequence MDTTVKTLLLLNCLRSANARHWREWRIAGTPVEEIVTEGAEQGVRELGCSETAAARLTRLLQSGWAEEEYAACCRSDVELVHVESPTYPDSLWDLPDPPLLLYLRGTLASGAGAAAVVGTRRTTAYGRHVAREIGQALARRGCAVVSGGAAGVDGAAHGGTVNQGGRTVAVFGNGVDRVFPSRHEELFARILEVGGGLVSEYPLGMSGQGWMFPKRNRLIAALAGRVVIVEAPRKSGAMITARLGADIGREIWAVPGRIDEEVCRGSNRLIGDGALPLTDIAAFADLYAPRQRHLFPPDEPPGDTYTDGTASEEEHAVLGFVRERGDQTVDTIAAVSRMSAAEVTRLVTILEGKGLVYRSGPGRWRARFFSS, from the coding sequence ATGGACACCACAGTAAAGACACTGCTTCTGCTGAATTGCCTCCGTTCGGCGAACGCCCGGCACTGGCGGGAGTGGAGAATCGCCGGGACGCCGGTGGAGGAGATCGTCACCGAGGGCGCCGAGCAGGGGGTCAGGGAGCTTGGGTGCAGCGAGACGGCAGCGGCCAGGCTCACCAGGCTGCTGCAGTCCGGATGGGCGGAGGAGGAGTACGCCGCCTGCTGCCGCAGCGATGTGGAGCTTGTCCACGTGGAGTCCCCCACCTACCCGGACTCCCTGTGGGACCTCCCCGACCCGCCGCTTCTGCTCTACCTCCGCGGCACGCTTGCCTCGGGCGCCGGAGCCGCTGCTGTGGTGGGCACCCGCAGGACCACCGCCTACGGGCGGCATGTGGCGCGGGAAATCGGGCAGGCCCTCGCCCGACGGGGCTGTGCGGTGGTCAGCGGCGGGGCCGCCGGTGTGGATGGAGCGGCCCACGGCGGCACCGTGAACCAGGGCGGCCGGACCGTGGCCGTCTTCGGCAACGGGGTCGACCGGGTTTTCCCCAGCCGGCACGAGGAACTCTTTGCACGGATCCTCGAGGTGGGAGGAGGGCTGGTCAGCGAGTATCCTTTGGGGATGTCCGGACAGGGCTGGATGTTCCCCAAACGAAACCGGCTGATCGCCGCCCTCGCCGGACGGGTCGTGATCGTCGAAGCGCCGCGGAAGAGCGGCGCCATGATCACCGCCCGGCTCGGCGCCGACATAGGGCGGGAGATCTGGGCCGTGCCGGGCAGGATCGACGAGGAGGTCTGCCGGGGCAGCAACAGGCTCATCGGCGACGGAGCCCTCCCCCTGACGGATATCGCCGCCTTTGCCGACCTCTACGCTCCCAGGCAGAGACACCTCTTCCCCCCCGACGAGCCCCCGGGGGACACCTACACCGACGGCACCGCCTCGGAAGAAGAGCATGCGGTGCTCGGGTTTGTCCGGGAGCGGGGCGATCAGACTGTTGACACCATCGCCGCAGTCAGTAGAATGAGCGCCGCTGAGGTGACGCGTCTCGTCACGATCCTTGAAGGAAAAGGACTGGTCTATCGGTCCGGCCCCGGCCGGTGGCGGGCCAGGTTTTTTTCGTCATAA
- a CDS encoding YifB family Mg chelatase-like AAA ATPase: MTAIFGVTLKGIEAVQVEVETEITGGLFTISVVGLPDPAVREARERVRAALRSVGVMLRGRVAVNLAPADLPKEGALLDLPMALGMALKEGTCSSVASALYMGELALDGRLRYVRGAVPAALLAKHLDMPLYVPEENAREVALVPGVTAYSVGHLGELLYPDDHPPREPLATTPLQDTRGQAVDPDFSDIKGQDGAKRAVEIAAAGHHNIFMVGAPGSGKTMLARALKGILPPLDRQEYLDTLLVRSTLGMSLPRDVSPPFRVVHHTSSTVALCGGGASLRPGELSLAHRGVLFLDEFPEFRRDLLEALRQPLEDGIISISRATGSVTYPCRVLLVAAANPCPCGYLGDPVQPCRCSPAELDRYGKRLSGPMLDRIDLQVTIPRLTPEELVSMEPSGESSAVVRERVEAARERQRRRWKDDGYSCNAEIPEKLLRKRIALGDGEQDFLGDLARQFHLTGRGLSRILRLSRTIADLQCEDGLTATHLAEAVSYRCGVSAWTPQ, encoded by the coding sequence GTGACGGCGATCTTCGGCGTGACACTCAAAGGCATCGAGGCCGTGCAGGTGGAGGTGGAGACGGAGATCACCGGAGGGCTCTTCACCATCTCCGTGGTGGGGCTGCCCGACCCGGCGGTCCGGGAGGCCCGGGAGCGTGTCCGGGCGGCGCTCCGTTCGGTGGGGGTGATGCTCCGGGGCCGCGTGGCGGTGAACCTCGCCCCGGCGGACCTTCCCAAGGAAGGGGCCTTGCTCGATCTGCCCATGGCTCTGGGCATGGCCCTGAAGGAGGGGACATGTTCCTCCGTGGCATCGGCGCTCTATATGGGCGAGCTGGCTCTGGACGGAAGGCTGCGCTACGTCCGCGGCGCCGTACCGGCGGCGCTTCTTGCCAAACACCTCGATATGCCGCTCTACGTGCCCGAGGAGAACGCCCGGGAGGTCGCCCTCGTCCCCGGCGTGACCGCCTACTCTGTCGGTCATCTCGGCGAGCTGCTGTACCCCGACGATCACCCTCCCAGGGAACCCCTCGCCACCACGCCCCTGCAGGACACCAGGGGGCAGGCCGTTGACCCCGATTTCAGCGATATCAAAGGGCAGGACGGCGCCAAGCGGGCGGTGGAGATCGCCGCAGCCGGTCACCACAACATCTTTATGGTGGGCGCGCCGGGTTCGGGCAAGACCATGCTCGCCAGGGCCCTCAAGGGCATCCTCCCGCCGCTGGACCGGCAGGAGTATCTGGATACCCTGCTGGTGCGGAGCACCCTGGGCATGTCGCTTCCCCGGGATGTCAGTCCTCCCTTTCGGGTGGTCCACCACACCTCCAGCACCGTGGCCCTCTGCGGCGGCGGCGCCTCGCTGCGCCCCGGCGAACTGAGCCTTGCCCATCGGGGCGTGCTCTTCCTCGACGAGTTCCCGGAGTTCCGGCGCGATCTGCTGGAAGCGCTCCGGCAGCCCCTGGAGGACGGCATCATCTCCATCAGCCGGGCCACAGGCAGCGTCACCTATCCCTGCCGGGTGCTGCTGGTGGCGGCGGCCAACCCCTGTCCCTGCGGCTACCTCGGCGACCCGGTCCAGCCCTGCCGCTGTTCGCCCGCCGAGCTCGACCGGTACGGCAAGCGGCTCTCCGGGCCCATGCTGGATCGTATCGACCTGCAGGTCACCATCCCCCGGCTGACCCCGGAGGAGCTGGTCTCCATGGAGCCCTCCGGCGAATCCAGCGCCGTGGTGCGGGAGCGTGTCGAAGCGGCCCGGGAGCGGCAGCGCCGCCGCTGGAAGGACGACGGATACAGCTGCAATGCCGAGATCCCCGAGAAACTGCTCCGGAAACGGATTGCCCTCGGTGATGGAGAGCAGGACTTTCTCGGCGATCTGGCCAGACAGTTTCATCTCACGGGACGCGGCCTCAGCCGAATCCTGCGTCTCTCGCGCACCATAGCCGATCTTCAGTGTGAGGACGGCCTCACCGCCACCCATCTCGCCGAGGCCGTCTCCTACCGTTGTGGGGTGAGCGCATGGACACCACAGTAA
- a CDS encoding YraN family protein produces the protein MQRAEMGRRGEEAAARYLEETLGWQVTERNLRIAGKEIDLVCTDGDELVFVEVRTRKAGWMQPAATTVGPRKLRRLCTAAGAYVERLRWRGNWRIDLLALTVKEEHRCTLRHIRDITGEAGP, from the coding sequence ATGCAACGGGCCGAGATGGGGCGGCGGGGCGAGGAGGCCGCCGCCCGCTACCTTGAGGAGACCCTGGGGTGGCAGGTAACGGAACGGAATCTGAGGATTGCGGGGAAGGAGATCGATCTGGTCTGTACCGACGGTGACGAGCTGGTCTTTGTGGAGGTACGGACCCGCAAGGCGGGCTGGATGCAGCCGGCCGCGACCACGGTGGGTCCGCGGAAGCTCCGGAGGCTTTGCACCGCCGCGGGGGCCTATGTGGAACGCCTCCGGTGGCGCGGCAACTGGCGGATCGATCTCCTGGCCCTGACCGTGAAGGAAGAGCACCGCTGCACACTGCGGCACATCCGGGACATCACAGGGGAGGCGGGGCCGTGA
- a CDS encoding flagellar hook-length control protein FliK — MPYGINGASSGQIQPTQQQGIAGRQTQQAGATARGKPNIPNGALVKGVVVSAEGNNAYTVRVAGYTLKAMANLPLAAGQRFQAVWDATTAPPLLRLRSEDLALLARFTGQSREVASSLLSRGLPLSEGVMKQIQQAWTRLGGQPQTLGSLVELWARSLPLTERNVQLVGWYLQLDGQKAQSLWKRARSLIRKRIAAGERFSLKELAAEDPEVGEFLEAHGMLSRPSREGVDPSLLAPAWWPIREDFTELAKISAHVEEYEGKKIWRVHFDIDGVALGTVEGEVSGDGEKMNAGLRTEGAWAASVLRSRLSELDSELRELGLPVSSLGVGETGGSGKRGQLSRYPHIDMEI, encoded by the coding sequence ATGCCCTACGGGATTAACGGAGCCTCCTCCGGACAGATCCAGCCCACCCAGCAGCAGGGGATCGCCGGGCGACAGACCCAGCAGGCCGGTGCGACAGCCCGGGGGAAGCCCAATATCCCCAACGGAGCGCTGGTCAAGGGCGTGGTGGTCTCCGCAGAGGGGAACAACGCCTACACGGTGCGTGTGGCCGGCTACACCCTCAAGGCCATGGCCAACCTGCCGCTCGCGGCTGGGCAGCGGTTCCAGGCCGTCTGGGACGCCACCACCGCACCGCCGCTGCTGCGACTGCGCAGCGAGGACCTGGCGCTGCTCGCCCGGTTCACCGGGCAGTCCCGGGAGGTGGCGAGCAGCCTGCTCTCCCGGGGGCTACCGCTCTCGGAGGGCGTGATGAAGCAGATCCAGCAGGCCTGGACCCGTCTCGGCGGACAGCCGCAGACCCTCGGATCGCTGGTGGAGCTCTGGGCCCGTTCGCTGCCGTTGACGGAGCGGAACGTCCAGCTGGTAGGCTGGTATCTCCAGCTCGACGGGCAGAAGGCCCAGTCGCTCTGGAAGCGGGCCCGCAGCCTGATCAGAAAACGGATTGCCGCAGGGGAACGCTTCTCCCTCAAAGAGCTGGCCGCCGAGGACCCCGAGGTGGGCGAGTTTCTGGAGGCCCACGGCATGCTCTCCCGCCCCTCCAGGGAGGGTGTGGACCCCTCGCTGCTCGCGCCCGCCTGGTGGCCCATCCGGGAGGATTTCACCGAGCTGGCCAAGATCAGCGCCCACGTGGAGGAGTATGAAGGAAAGAAGATCTGGCGTGTCCACTTTGATATCGACGGCGTCGCCCTCGGTACGGTGGAGGGCGAGGTCTCGGGAGACGGCGAGAAGATGAACGCCGGACTCAGGACGGAAGGCGCCTGGGCCGCTTCGGTTCTCCGGTCCCGCCTGTCCGAGCTGGACAGCGAGCTGCGGGAGCTGGGGCTCCCCGTGTCCAGCCTCGGTGTGGGGGAAACAGGCGGATCGGGGAAGCGGGGACAGCTCTCCCGGTACCCTCACATCGACATGGAGATCTGA